Sequence from the Bacillota bacterium genome:
GTATATATATCAGGGCACACCATACAAATGATGTGCCCTGATTTATTGAGCAAACCTGTAAGCCGAGTTCTGTTCCTCGCATAATTCGAGGCGGTAGTCATCTATCTGTGGATGCCAGTCGCCTGACACCTCTTGCGACCATACCCGAGGAATCTGCGCGCAACGTCATCTCCCTCCTATTTGGTCTTGCTCCGGGTGGGGTTTACCTAGCCGACTGGTCTCCCAGCCGCTGGTGCGCTCTTACCGCACCGTTGCACCCTTACCCCATTCAAGTTTGAAGTGGGGCGGTTTATTTCTGTGGCACTATCCTTGGGGTCACCCCCACTGGGCGTTACCCAGCACCCTGCTCTCTGGAGCTCGGACTTTCCTCAGGAGAATCTCAAGGTTCCCCTGCGACTACCCGGTTTACTCAATCTGTTAGCTATTTTCTTCTTGACACCCGCTAACAATATTATAGCGGTAGCAGGCTCCATTTTCAAGTCAACAACTTTTATTCTGGAATCCCGATACTCATACAATGCTGTCTTTCGTCTGCCGGAAATCGCCAGCCCACACCCGGCCCGATTTACATTGCCGAACAAAAGTGCCGTCATCCCACCGTGACCAAGATCAATCTTTTGAACCGCCATATTTCCCCTGTTCCCGTCCGGTTTGCTTGCAAGAATCAAGAATGCGGGAATGGTTTCCTTGATGGGCTCCGGGCAATTCTGTTGATGATGAAATAAGACAGGATTCCGCCTCCAAGCAGAAGGAGACCGGTCAAGGTATAAAGAGCAGTCCTGCCCTTTCTTCTGGCTATCACATTGTCCCAGGCCCAGAGTGCCAGGCCGCCTATGAACGGAACTATTTCCTTTCCACCCGGTTCATTCTTTTCCATGTATTGCCTCCAGAATATCGATCATCATAATATCGATCATCATATTTTATAACTTAGATTGCCCAGTTCTGAAGGCTATATCCGGAATAGTACCCTGAAACCTGGATGTTTTCCAGAATGGTCGGGATATCAGCGGAAGAAAACCTGGTTTTGTAGGAGGAAGACATATTTATTTCGGCAAGAAAGGCCATCACATCTTGTAAATTTTTAACCGGTACCAGTTCCATCTTTTTGTTAACCTTCATGGCTTCACCGTAATTTTCTTCCGGCAAAATAAAAAATTCAGCTCCTGCCCTCTCTGCAGCTACCACCTTCTGCCTGACCCCGCCGATTTCCCCGATATCCTCGTAATAGCTGATCGTCCCCGTCCCCGCGATATCATGCCCTCCCGTCAGGTCCCCGCTCAACAATTGGTTGATGATCTCCAGCACAAACATCATCCCTGCAGATGGCCCTGAAATATTTCCCGTCTTGATATCTATTTCCATGGGCATGTCAAGTTTCCAATCCCCAAGTGCGGTGATAATTATGCCCAGGGCAGGTTTGCGGGGGTCATCAACATGTGGAACGGTGGGTATCTCGGCATTGAATTCTTCCCCATTCCTTTGCAGCGTGAGTTTGACAGATTCCCCGATTTTTCTGTTCTGAACGATGGCCAGGACCTGGTCAGCAAAATGAACATCTTCACCATCTATCTTGACAATGACATCATCAGCTTGCAATATGCCTTCTGCGGGACTATTGTTTGCAAATGCACGTATGGCAATGCCCTTGCCTTCGATATCCACAGGTTTTCCGGCTCTCCTCAACGCAATAAATTTCGCCAATAACTGGCTCTCTTCCATCCACTTTTCCAGAATGTTTATATACTCCTGCTGGCTTATCCCCGAAGGGATCACCTTGTTTTGATGCAGAACATCGATATAGGGATGAAAAAAACCGTAAATCAACCAGAAGAGGGTTGCCCTCTGTTGCCCCACTGTAACCAGATAGAAATTCCCGTCGTTCCGGTGATACCCTCCTTCGACGTCAACAAATTGGCTTAAATTTTCAGCAGTGCCGGGTTTCAAAATCAGGTATGGCGTGGGAACAAACGATGCCAGTATCAACAACAGAAAAACAACCAGTGCAACCTTGGTATTTCTTTTCAAGTGTCTCCCCTCTTTTCGGTTCAATATATTGTTCCTGGCATGAGCGGGTTCGGAAGACGTCGTCCTGGCAAGAAGGAAATGGTTTTCATTGCACGCATCCTGCAATCCGCAAATTTGCACTTGATAATTAGTATTATACAGCAAAGGGAACCAATTATTAACCGGTCAAAAAATAAAAACCGGATCCATTTTTTATCAGGTGTTCAATGAAGGCAAAAACAACATTTTTTCGCCCGGAACCGTTGTCAGCATTATCAAAAGAAGTTCTATATCCAATTTTCGATCCATATATAATAAGCGATGTCCCTTGACAGGATTATGAATAACAGGAGTTATCATGCCATATTACATCCTTCTGGCTATCGTGCCAGCAGCATATTTCTTCCATAGCTACAGAAAAAATAGAAAAAAGTCGTTCGCCAATCGTGATTTCATGACCCTTGTGCTGGCCCTCCTTGTCGTTGGCCTGACTGTCTCCGTGATTCTTTTTCCGGAAGACGCCTTCGATGCCTCCGTGAACGGATTGGAGATATGGTGGAAAATTGTCTTTCCCGCGCTTCTGCCCTTCTTTATCATCTCACATATATTGATCGGCCTGGGCGTGGTACATATGCTGGGTGTCATCCTGGAGCCGATCATGCGTCCACTCTTCAATGTTCCGGGGGCGGGTTCTTTCGTGCTGGCCATGGGGTTGGCTTCCGGTTTTCCCATCGGGGCTCTTCTGACCACCAGGCTCAGGGAACAGAATCTCTGCACGGGGGTCGAGGCCGAAAGGCTTTTAAGTTTTACCAATACCGCCGACCCTCTCTTCATGTTTGGAGCTGTCGCCGTGGGAATGATCGGACATCCGGAAACAGGTGTCATCATTGCCGTGGCCCATTACCTATCCAGCGTAACCATCGGCCTTCTAATGCGTTTTTACAAACGCGGAGATGGTTCTTCCCCTCCCGGGAAAACTGGAAACGGCAATCTATTTTCACGTTCGATAAAAGCTTTGCTGGAAGCACGGGAAAAGGACAGTCGCCCGCTGGGACAGCTGCTCAGCGATGCCATCATGAGTTCAATCAACACTTTGTTGCTCGTCGGAGGATTCATCATTCTTTTTTCGGTTATCATCAGGATCCTTGAAAGAATCGGGGGAATAGCATTGATGGTTGCCATGCTGGCAAATCTGCTGGAATTTCTGGGTATCTCCGTGCAACTGGCCCCTGCTTTGATCAGCGGACTGTTTGAAATCGATCTGGGCTGTAAACTGGCCGGATCGGCATCCGCGCCATTGAAAGATATCGTCATCATCTGCGGTTTCATCATTGCCTGGAGCGGCCTATCTGTTCATGCACAGGTAGCCAGCATCATCAGCAAGACTGATATAAAAATAAATTCCTACATCATTTGCCGGGCCCTGCATGCAATTCTGGCTGGCCTTTACTCGGCAATTCTGGCTGGCCCCGTATTTCCCCTTTTCGCCAAAGTTGCCCTTCCCGCTTTCTACCAGATGACCCCTGCGGGCACTTTTTCCTTCTGGTGGGAGCGAAGCCGATTCATGCTTTACCATCTGTTGATTTTTTTGGGAACACTGATGGCCATGGTTCTGATCGGAACATTGATCAAAAAAATAAGAATTGTTTTCCTGAAGATCAAAACGTAGAGGTGTTGATCTTCTTTATGATGAAGTCGTGGACTTCTTCCGGCACCATGGCACTGATATCGCCACCGAAACAAGCAACCTCTTTAACGATACTGGAGCTCAGGTAAGCATACTTGCTGCTGGTCATCATGAACATGGTCTCCAGACGAGGATCCAATTTGTTGTTGATCAAAGCCATCTGGAACTCAAATTCAAAATCAGAAATGGCTCTCAACCCCTTGATGATTATACAGGCTTCCTTCTGGCGAGCGTAATCAACCAGCAACCCCCTGAAACTATCAATTTCGATGTTGCGGTAATTCCTGGTTACCGATTTGAGCATTTTCATTCTTTCTTCAAAGGTAAAAAGTCCTTTTTTACGGGGATTGTCCAGCACAGCCACGGTCAGATGATCAACCACCTTGCTGGCCCTTCTGATAATATCAATGTGCCCGTTGGTAACGGGATCAAAACTTCCGGGACAGATTGCCCTTCTCATTTTGGTCTTAATACCCCCTCTCCGAATCTTTCATCTTCAAGAAACTCAGGGCCGTGTCTCCGTAATATTTCCTGTCGATCATGACCCAGTTTTCCGCATAAATATTTTTCCGCTTATGATGCTCTACAATAACCATCCCCCCCGGCGGGAGTGGATTGCTGCTTGAAATGGCATTCAGAACCTTGGGTATCAGGTTGCTGTTGTAAGGAGGATCCAGGTATACAAATGGCATATCCCCTTTTTTCTTGGATATTACTTTTATTGCGGCCAGAACATCGGTTCTCAGAATAGAGGCCCGGGAATCCAGACCAGCATTTTTTAAATTTTCAATAATTATTTTAACACACATGAAATTATTTTCAATGAACGTACAGGATTTGGCTCCTCTACTCAGAGCTTCGATACCCACAGCTCCGCTTCCAGCAAAGATATCGACGAAATTTTGCCCCCGGACCCGTTCCCCCAGGATATCGAACAGAGCCTCCCTGACCATGTCGGGCGTGGGCCTGACCTCCTTGCGACGCGGGGCTTTTATTCTGATTCCACGGCAAGAACCCCCGATAATTCTCATGTTGGTGCACCCCTGTACAGGAATTATTTTGCAACAAGAATTTTCAAGCTTATTTTATCATGCTTCCTCTCCGATTATAAAATAATTTCTTTCGGGGCAGCAGAATGATCCATATCGTTGAAAAACAGGAGCCTGCCGGCTCATGGTGAACTTCCTGATCAGGCCCATGATAAGGCGTGCTATTTCGGGTGACATCCTGGACAGTTGCGGATCCATCCTCCCGTGATGAGAAACGGATTATAAATATTTTAAAAAGAAGGGAAAAATATTTTATATGAAGGTATAAAACAGGATTCCATGTTAAATAATATCAATGAAGCAACAATGTTCCCCATAAGCTCTTCCTCCGGTTTCTCCTCTCCCGGTCACCGATCGATATCGGTGGCTTTGCCGCAGGTTTCACCTGCGGCCATTTTTTTATAGGGCCTTTCTATATCACGACAATACACGTTGGCAAAATTTCTTTTCAGCATAATTGGCGAAATTATGAATCACATCCCTGCAAATGCTGAATATAATATAAACCGATCGCAAGTTGTTGTTTCTATGGAGGTTCAAAAAATGAATTCAAGGAGAAGAAAGTCCTTGATCTTGAGAAAAGGCGGAGGGGTTTTCCTGGCTCTGGGGGGATTGGTCCTCGTTGTCAAGACGGTGCCTTTCTTTGTGTTGCCACTCTTGCTAGGTTCTTTGCTTGTACTGGCTGGATGGCACATATATTCTTATAATCCGCATTGCTGGTAGCAATCCCCATGCCCCCGACCCCCTGTGAAAGGAGGATTATCATGATGAAATTTTACGCTGTCAAAGCCCCCGGCCTTGTTGCCGCAATATTGAAGGGAATCATTTCCCTGTTCAATAAAAATAGGGGTTGACAATTCTCCGGCCTGTTGAGAGAGCAGCATGATCAGCAGGCTTTTTTGTCAAAAGCAGACCCCGGCAAGATGTTGTTCCGGAAAATCTGGAGATGATACAGGAAAGGCAGAAGGTGGTTTGTTTCCGGAGGGTGAAACATGGATCTGGGGCAGTTCAAAATTCGGCCAACTTGCTTTGCTTTACCTGAAGATGAAAAATGAAGGGTTCAAGATTGAATGGATGGCGG
This genomic interval carries:
- the rsmD gene encoding 16S rRNA (guanine(966)-N(2))-methyltransferase RsmD, which translates into the protein MRIIGGSCRGIRIKAPRRKEVRPTPDMVREALFDILGERVRGQNFVDIFAGSGAVGIEALSRGAKSCTFIENNFMCVKIIIENLKNAGLDSRASILRTDVLAAIKVISKKKGDMPFVYLDPPYNSNLIPKVLNAISSSNPLPPGGMVIVEHHKRKNIYAENWVMIDRKYYGDTALSFLKMKDSERGY
- the ylbJ gene encoding sporulation integral membrane protein YlbJ; protein product: MTLVLALLVVGLTVSVILFPEDAFDASVNGLEIWWKIVFPALLPFFIISHILIGLGVVHMLGVILEPIMRPLFNVPGAGSFVLAMGLASGFPIGALLTTRLREQNLCTGVEAERLLSFTNTADPLFMFGAVAVGMIGHPETGVIIAVAHYLSSVTIGLLMRFYKRGDGSSPPGKTGNGNLFSRSIKALLEAREKDSRPLGQLLSDAIMSSINTLLLVGGFIILFSVIIRILERIGGIALMVAMLANLLEFLGISVQLAPALISGLFEIDLGCKLAGSASAPLKDIVIICGFIIAWSGLSVHAQVASIISKTDIKINSYIICRALHAILAGLYSAILAGPVFPLFAKVALPAFYQMTPAGTFSFWWERSRFMLYHLLIFLGTLMAMVLIGTLIKKIRIVFLKIKT
- a CDS encoding PDZ domain-containing protein, giving the protein MKRNTKVALVVFLLLILASFVPTPYLILKPGTAENLSQFVDVEGGYHRNDGNFYLVTVGQQRATLFWLIYGFFHPYIDVLHQNKVIPSGISQQEYINILEKWMEESQLLAKFIALRRAGKPVDIEGKGIAIRAFANNSPAEGILQADDVIVKIDGEDVHFADQVLAIVQNRKIGESVKLTLQRNGEEFNAEIPTVPHVDDPRKPALGIIITALGDWKLDMPMEIDIKTGNISGPSAGMMFVLEIINQLLSGDLTGGHDIAGTGTISYYEDIGEIGGVRQKVVAAERAGAEFFILPEENYGEAMKVNKKMELVPVKNLQDVMAFLAEINMSSSYKTRFSSADIPTILENIQVSGYYSGYSLQNWAI
- the coaD gene encoding pantetheine-phosphate adenylyltransferase encodes the protein MRRAICPGSFDPVTNGHIDIIRRASKVVDHLTVAVLDNPRKKGLFTFEERMKMLKSVTRNYRNIEIDSFRGLLVDYARQKEACIIIKGLRAISDFEFEFQMALINNKLDPRLETMFMMTSSKYAYLSSSIVKEVACFGGDISAMVPEEVHDFIIKKINTSTF